The Anolis carolinensis isolate JA03-04 chromosome 2, rAnoCar3.1.pri, whole genome shotgun sequence genome has a window encoding:
- the LOC134296940 gene encoding gastrula zinc finger protein XlCGF17.1-like yields MFFFFTVDNGEKSHVCTKYRKHLGHNGCLHRHQQAHREDGGSARERPNKCIVCGQCFTQNVALVLHKTLDVGKSHLKGKVSAKCVVKHKEFHTGQEQYRCQECGKCFASSSALVRLKRLHTGEKPHQCQECGKCFAESSALLSHKRVHTREKPYKCQECGKCFAFSSALVRHKRLHTGEKPYQCQECGKCFACSSTLVSHKRLHTGEKPYKCQECGKCFVCSSTLVGHKRLHTGEKPYKCQECGKCFADSSNLMSHKRVHTREKPYKCEECGKCSVSHSDLVRHKRLHTGEKPYKCQECGKCFADSSNLMSHKRLHTGEKPYQCQECGKCFAYSSNLMSHKRLHTGEKPYKCHECGKCFTQSSALNQHQRTHTG; encoded by the coding sequence atgttcttcttcttcacagtagataacggggagaagagccatgtatgcaccaaatacaggaagcatttgggacacaacGGGTGCCTTCATCGACACCagcaagcccacagagaagatggaggttctgCCAGAGAAAGGCCCAACAAATGCATTGTATGTGGGCAATGTTTTACCCAAAATGTGGCACTTGTCCTTCACAAGACACTTGAtgttgggaaaagccatcttaaagggaaagtatctgcaaaatgtgtggtgaaacacaaggaatttcacacaggtcaggaacaatacagatgccaagagtgtgggaagtgttttgcttccagttcagccttggtgaggctcaaaagactccacacaggagagaagccacaccaatgtcaggagtgtgggaaatgttttgctgaaagttcagccttgttgagccacaaaagagtccacaccagggagaagccatacaaatgccaggagtgtgggaaatgttttgctttcagttcagccttggtgaggcacaaaagactccacacaggagagaagccataccagtgccaggagtgtgggaaatgttttgcttgcagttcaaccttggtgagccacaaaagactccacacaggagaaaagccatacaaatgccaggagtgtgggaaatgttttgtttgcagttcaaccttggtgggccacaaaagactccacacaggagaaaagccatacaaatgccaggagtgtgggaaatgttttgctgacagttcaaacttgatgagccacaaaagagtccacaccagggagaagccatacaaatgtgaggagtgtgggaaatgttctgtttcccattcagacttggtgaggcacaaaagactccacacaggagagaagccatacaaatgccaggagtgtgggaaatgttttgctgacagttcaaacttgatgagccacaaaagactccacacaggagagaagccataccaatgccaggagtgtgggaaatgttttgcttacagttcaaacttgatgagccacaaaagactccacacaggagagaagccatataaatgccatgaatgtggaaaatgttttactcagagttcagcccttaaccagcaccagagaacacataccgggtaa